The Natranaeroarchaeum aerophilus DNA window TCGTACTCGTCGACCTCTTGTGACGGTAACTTCACCTCGAGGAAGCCTGGTACGTCGACGCCGTCGAGCTCTACTTTGAATTCGGTGCTTCCGAGGGGTCCATGTTCAGACATGATTTTATGTTTTTATTTGTTGTTTGAAGTTGTTTTTCAGTCGGTGCAAGTAAGCTACGCATCCCCAGTGTCTTGAGCTATTCGGAAGATCACGAACTCGGCGGGCTTGACCGGGGCGATTCCGATCTCGATGATCAGGCGTCCGTTGTCTATATCGTCCTGAGTCATCGTGTCCTCGCCACAGCGGACGAAGAACGCCTCGTCCTGGGTCGATCCCTGTAGCCCACCGTTGCGCCAGACGGTCTTCAGGAAGTTCTCCGTCGACTGGCGGATGCGCGCCCACAGATCCTTATCGTTTGGCTCGAAGACGGCCCACTGCGTGCCCTCCTCGAGAGACTGCTCGATGTACAGGAACAGTCGCCGAACGTTGATGTACTTCCACTCGGGGTCGCTCGAACAGGTCCGAGCACCCCAGACGCGGGTCCCGCGACCCTGGAAGCTGCGCAGACAGTTGATCCCCTTCGGGTTGAGAATATCCTGTTCGCCCTTGGTGAGGGTGCGCTGTAGTCCCTGAATGCCGCGAATGACTTCGTTCGCGGGCGCTTTGTGCACGCCGTGGTCGATGTCGCTCCGCGAGTAGATCCCCGCGATGTGTCCGCCCGGCGGCGCGAGCTTCTCCCGGTTGGTCACTGGATCCAGAACCTCGACCCAGGGATAGTAGTACGCTGCGTACGACGAGTCGACGGGCGTTTCCATCTCCTGGGTCGGACCAGGGTTCTGTGGCGCTTGCAGGATGGCGAATCGATCGCCCATGTTCTCACAGTGTGCGACGAGTGAGTCCGTCAACCCGGTCACGTCGTTTTCGTCCGGGGCACAGACGAGCGAGACCTCGTCGATGGCTTCGAAGGCCGCGAGACCGGTACGCATCCCGGGTTTGTCGACACCTTCGTAGTCGCTCAGGGACACCTCGTCGTCGGTGTCCGTCTTCTCCGAGGGGTCCGTGACGATCTCGAGGTCGATCTCCTGCTCACCGTCTCTGATCTCCTCGAGTTCGTCGATGAACTCCTCGGAGTCGGGGTCGGCATCGATGTCGATCGGCTCGGCGATATCGGCGAGTTCGTCCTTGCCGAGCTCCTCGAGGTTCTCCGGAATGTGAAGGACCTCTTTTTCGACGGCGCCACCGTCGGGCAAGAGGACGCCACCATCCGTCATCACCTCGTGGTTGTCTCGGCTCAACCAGACCAGCCCGTTCGTGGGGCGGCCGTCGTCGAGATACTCGACGTTGACCAGCACTGAACTCGAGAGCTGCTTCTCGTAGAAGTGACTGGACTGGGGGTCAGCCGTGAGCCCCTCGTACACCTCTTCGACGTCCGGCGACGGTTCCGGACGATCCGAATCGGGATCCATGACGTCGGCGCGATCGCACGACCAGTATCGGACGATCATGTCGAACTGGTCGGGATGCTGGGCGTCGCGGACGATGACCGCGACGTTCGAGCCCCAGTCCCCGGGACCGTTGGCCTCGAGTTCGAGAACCTCGGTCTTGTCCTCGTCGACGAGCGTCCGCGTCGCCACGTCGTTCGGGTCGGCGGCTGTCACGCGCGCGACGTAACATTTGCTACCGCCGTTTTTGAAGAACCCGTCGACGGCGACGTCAAGGACCGAGCCTTTCGGACTCGAACCGTAGATGCGCTCGAATTCGGTGTAACTGGTGACGAGTTGCGGTTCGACCGGCCCCCGGACCGTTTCGCCCAGAAAGCCAGCGACACTCGTGCTGACGCCTTCAACTGATTTACTGCCGGTGCTTTGCTCCTCTACGTAGACACCGGGTGCCTGATATTCCGGCATTTATTTCCTCCGTTATTCTCCTCATTACATGCCTATGCTGGTTACCTATTATGTGTTATGGTTCGAAAATTATGAGGGGCAGGTACATTGATTCGTCGTGGGCGCGGTGCGCGGCCGGAATCTATCCGCAGACGGTCGCTTTCCGGTGGTTTGATAGGTTCGCGACCAGCGGTTCCTCGCCCGGAAAGCCCAGGCGACCATCGCGTCGGCCTCGCGTTCCAGTTGTGGATCCGGACTGATCTCCATGGCCACCTCGGCCTTGGGCATCATATCCTGCTCGCTTCGCTCGCAGGATCGACCGCAGGCGGTGGTGGGCGGTGTGTCCGTGAGCGCAGAAGCGCTCGCTGGGGAGGGAGAGGAAGTGGGGTTCACTGTTCGAGGTGCGTGCCGAGTTTTGGGAGCCGGTACCCCTCGACGGGCGAATCAGTGTAGTGGACGGGCTCGTAGCAACCGAGATGTTCGCTACGGACAGTCTGGCGGTACTTGCCCAGTCCGAGCACACGAACGCCTTCAGGTGGTTCCAGGCCCATACGGAGATAGCAGTCCCGGACCTGGCAGAGCAGGTGATGGACCACGAGCGTCTGGAACCCCTCGGGCGGAAGGTACTCCTTCCAGGGCGGATCGATCGGCGACAGCTCGAGGCGAGCATCCGGTGAGACGTGATCGGGATAGAAGGGAGGATTCTCGACTTCGTCGGTGTGTGTCTGGTAGAGCGTGCCCAGCTCGGACGTATTGACGATAGAGAAGTCCGCAAGATCGAGCGACTCGACCGCATCACCGAGCTGGTCGAACAGTGCGCCCGGATCAGTCTCCTCCGCCAGCGACTGTTCCAGCGCCTCACACTCCTCGGTCGTCAACACGTCCACCAGATCGACGTCCAGCGAAACGTACTGCAAGTACACCGAGAGACCATCGGCCTTCTCCTCGACCGGCTCGACCACTGGCTCGACGTCGTCTTCGACCGTGCTCCGGAACTGCTGGTAGTACGCTCCGAAGTGCTCCTCGAACTCCTCCTGGGTGAGTCGATCGATCACTCCCGCCGTGAGCAGGATCGACTCCGGAATTTCCCACGCATCGAGCGTCTGGTACCCGCGTTCGCGGTAGACGTGATACCGCGCGAATCGGCGTGCCTGCGCATTGTGTTCGTTTTCGTTGTCGGTGCGGTTTGCGGCCTTGTCAGCATAGGCGTCGCATTGATGGAACTTGATTTCACCTTCAAAGTTCATCCCAACATGGTGCTCGGCCCCATTATTATCGACAATATCGACACCCAGCCCTTTGTCATCTTCTCCGACAATTTCAGCTTGCATTTTTAATCGCCTCCGTAGTTGTAGTCATCGTCGCCACCGTAATCGGCCCATTCAGGTTCGTATCCGAGGTGCTTGAGGATCTCGGCCAGGAACTCCTCTTGCCCAGCGGCGGCGAACGCCCGGCGCAGGACCTGTGGATCGAGTTGACCGTAGGCGTTTATTTTGCCGGCGACCCCAGCCGACAGGAGCGCTCCGGCAGAGCCGATCGTCATCGCCGTCTGCGGGTCCGACATCCCGACCTCGATCGCGACTGCCTGAACCGCCGCGGCAACACTGCCTGCAGCCATGCCACTTTTCGTCATCGATGCGAACAGTTCTCGAAACGAAAATCCTTCATCTTCGTCTTCTGCATCCTCCTCGAGCGTCTGCTCGGCTAGCGAACCGCCTGCCCCCGGTATCGGGGCACCGGCACCAGTCCGCTGAACGTGCACGTCCGTATACCACATCGAATCGAGGCCGATCTCGTCACCCTTGACGACGCGCTCGGCGACCTCGTCGGCCTCGCGCTCGGCCTGCGGATCCGGGTCGATCTCCATTGATCTAACGAATACCTCCGGCCCTCTTCACGCAGTAAGGTCGTCCAGCGCGTTTTCGTCCTGCCAGTCGTCGATGTCCGCGTGGTAGTTATAATACCGGGGATAGAAATCGTGGTGGGCGTACCAGCCGATGTTCTTGTAGAAGCCGGGCCCAGTCACACGGAACAGTTCCGGCGGTGCAACGCCCATCTCGACGTAGCAGTCACGGACCTGACAGCGCAGGTGGTGGACGAGTGCTTCCTGGAACTCATCCACAGATTCGAGCGCGAACATCTCGGCGATCATGTCCGGTCTGACGTCCGGTTCCCGCGATGGCACGGGCTGGTCCGTGTCGGCCGCTTGGACTTCGTCGTTGTCTCGTGACTTCTCCCAGCGAATCGTGACCGGACCGGTCGTCTCGATCAGTGTCTCGCCGACGTGTTCCGCTGCCTCCCCAAGGTCGACATCGAGCTCTGCCAGAACGCCCTGTAATTCAGCAATGGACATGGGCTCGGCGTCCGCACCGGTCGCTGCTTCCAGCTCTTCGTAGGCAGCAGTCCGGGTTAATGCTTCCATTCCCGCGATGAGCGATTCGTCGTGGTGCAGGTAGAGATCCTGACCAGCCCGCAGGAGGTCGCGATCTACCGTGGACGGAATGCTCAGAATAGGGTCTGCGGCGTTCTCGTGGCTCTGAAGCTGCTGGTGGAGGTCACCGAAGTACTGCTCGATTGTTGCTGGCGGGAGACTTGCCACGGCGAACATGGCGGCCGCGATCCGGTCGGGATTTCGCTGCGGCGGAAGCGTCTTGTAGCCCCGCTCCCGGTAGACGTAGAACCTGGCGAACTCCCGGGCCTGCTCGTTGTAGGCGTTCTCCGCCGTCGTTCGATTGGCCGGATTGTCAGCGTAGGCCTCGCACTGGTGAGCAGTAATCTTACCGTCCTTTTTTCGCACATCTAGAATGTGCTCAGCGCCATAATTGTCGCGGAGGTTCACTCCAACCAAATCCTCCGTTTCCCCAGTGATCACAGCTTTCATGTCTAAACGTGCCCTCCTTCACCAGCCACTGTTTCTCCTCCGTGCCCAGTACCAGAGATCCGTGCCTTGACCTTGTCCGCGATAGCATCGAGGTCAACCTCGGAGATGGCGGTCGTACCCTTCTGGTAAGCATCACCGTAGAGCGTCTTGCCGACGTCCGCCATGGCACCGCCAGCGATCGCGGCCGCCACCGGTCCCATTCCCATTGCAGCGACACCGAGACCAACGGTGCCACCGACGACGCCTTTGCCGGTGGCTTCACCGATCTTGTCGATCGCACTTCGGCCCTGTCCTTGCAAGGTACCGATAATCTGCTTTTGATTCTCGACGAGTGCGCCGACGGTCTCGCTGAGGTCTCCGCCATCCAGATCTATGAACTCCGACGCTTCGTTATCGGCATCGTCACTGGTCAGTGACTCTTTTACTGCCGACATGCCGCCAGAAAGTTTGCTTTTGACGGAGCGCTGAACGTGCACGTCAGCATTCCACATCGAGTCGATGCCGACTTGGTCGCCCTTGACGACGCGCTCGGCGACCTCGTCGGCCTCGCGCTCGGCCTGTGGGTCCGGGTCGATCTCCATGGCCACCTCGGCCTTGGGCATCATCGACATCGGCGCGTCCGGCTGCTGGAGGGTGTGGACGACCTCGTGGGCGATGAGGTGCTGTCCTTCCGGCGACCCGGGATCGTACTCGCCGGGACCGAACGCGATGTGGTTGCCGACGGTAAATGCGCGCGCGTTCACCTCTTCACACGCGTGCTGAGCCTTGGGCCCGGTGTGAACCTGGACGTGATCGAGTTCCCGCCCGAGGTTTTCCTCGAGATTGCTCTTGACGTCGGAATCGAGGTCGGTACCTGGAGAGGAGATCACGTCGCGGACGGTCTCGGAGACGCCGGACAGCCCGGTGTCGCCTGCCGGGCCGGTCTCGTGCTGGGCGGTCTTGCTGCGATAGAGTGACACTTCGTTGTCCTGGGCGATGGAATCCGGTACCGCCGCCGAGTGGTCGGCCTGCTGTTCGCGCACCGCGTCCATCTCTGCGGGCGAGCCCATCGACTCGACCGGCATCCCCTCGCTGGCCCACTGGCTCACGCGCGCAGCGCCGTACTGCTTTTCCCGGCGCATGAGCTGTTTGCGCCACTGCCGGGGATACTGCGGTGTGTCGTATTGCTCGTGGACTGACCCCGAGTGCTGACGCCCGCCGGCACGATCACCAGTGGTCGCATCCGAAGAATCCGACCGGAGCGCCGCCGACGAATGGTCGGACGCTGAATCGTCCGTGTTCTCCCTCGCAGATCGAAATGCCATCTTGGTACCACGTTAGTGCCACCCTATTATAATAATTGTTCTTATGTCCTCCCTACATATGTTTGTGCTCGATGTCTCGTAATTAATATGACGCCTCCGTGCATTGATGGTGTAAAATCGTCTTCACGCGCCCGGTCGCGGCCGGGGCGGGTGGACTGGTGGGCACCAATGACGAACGACACTGCCACGGCACGACTGCTCGACGAACTCGAACGGATCGAGACGATCGTCCAGCGGTGAGCGAGGACGGGAAAGGCAGTCGGACGGGCCTGATTCGGTCCTGTGCACCCTTCACGAGGAACTGGCCGTGCACTTGGCTCCACCGGACCGGGGACGCCGCGCATCTCTCCACGGCCCGCGTGGGACCGGCACCCATCCCACCGTCACGGCACCTTATGAACTAATTTACCATTCAACAGTCATTGTCTCTCCCATTCCCGAGCGAGATGCCAGCTAGTGGATCGTCCGCCGTCGGGTCGATCGTCTCCAGTCCGTGAGTGTCAGCGACGGAGATGAGATCATCGTCGGCACAGACGAACTGACACTCCAGGTCGGCATTCACCTCGAGGGCAGCGGCTAACTGCAAGCTATCGAGTGTTCTGAGATCATCTTCCAAGACGAGATCGAGTGCCTGTTCGAACCGGGTTTCGTCCAGTGCGACGATCGTGAACTCCTCGAGCGACTCACGAAAGAACACCGTTAGTAACCTGTCAACGTCCGAGCGCGACAGCGCGTCACGGTTTTGTTTGCGCCGCAACGCGGAAGCAAGCTCGACTATCGTCAGTGACGTGATGAGAACGGTCGAGTCGCTGGATTCGATTAAGTGATCGACGGTGTCGGTCCCCGGTTCCACAGCGTACCGCTTCGCGATAGCAGACGTGTCGAAAAACAGGTGAGTCATCACTCGAGCCGACCGTCTCGTCCCTCATCGACGAGCTCAGACAGCGACACGTCTGCACTCGTTTGTTCACGGACCTCGTACAGATCGACGGGATCGTCGTGGTCCGCAACGAACGCTTCCATCCGATTGCGTAGTGGTTCGAGCCGTGAACCTCGGATCGCTAGGCGACCCACCGATCCGATGTCGTCGTTCGCATCACTCATATCACTGTCTTAGATGGCAATGGCCAAATCCGTTGTGGTGACGATCATTCTCGAGAAGGCAACCGTCCCGTGTGTGGTCAAAAACGATCCGCGGTGAATCGTTGGTTCCCGTCGATCCCCATCCGATTGACGACCAGCGGTTCCTCGCCAGAGAGCGCCTGGGCAGCCATCTCGTCGGCCTCGCGCTCTAACTGCGGGTCAGGATCGATTTCCAACTCGACGCCCTCCTGGGGCATCATCGAGATTGCCGCCCCGCCGGTCTGTTGTTTGACGTGTGCGATCATGTTTGCGTTGATAGTGATCAATCCCTGGTCGAGAGGCACTCAGACCGGTGAGACGTACCCGGAGATGCGAGCGTCGTGATCCCAGTAGTCAGGGTAGAAGTCGAAGTCGCGGTACTTCGCCGAGTACTTGAACTTCCCCTGGCCCAGGACGCGATACTGCGCGGGTGGTTCGACACCCATGCTGACGAAACAGTCCCGGATCTGGCAGACCAGGTTGTGTCCGACGTGGCGGCGGAACTGCTCCCGGGTGAAGCCCATCGGCAACGTCTCGATCCGGGCGTCGGGCTCCCGATCGATCGGATCCTCGGCCTCGATGGTCCTGTAGCCGTCCGGCTCGCTGTACATGGTGTCGATCCCTGAGACGGTCTCTATCGTGAGATCGCTAAAGGAGACGTCGGGATCGAACTGCTCGGTCTGGTCGCTTCCGCCACCCAGCAGGGAGCGGGCTTTCGTGACCAGTCCCTGTCCCTGGGCGTCGACGAGTTCCTCGATCGTGTCTTCTCCGAGTGCCTCGACGGCCGGGCGCTGCAACTGTTCCTGAATGGCGTCGAGGTCCTCCTCGAGGTAGACGTTCTGCTTGTAGACGATGAACTCCTCGTCGTAGACCTCGTCGGGGATGTCGAGTACCGGGGTGAGGTCGTCTCGCTCGTGGCTGGCCATCTGCTGGTAGAGCGTATCGAAGTACTCGTCGAACTGCTCGTCCTCGAGGTCGAGGACGGCCATCAGGACGGCGGCGATCCGGTCGGGATTGTCGGGGTTTGGCACCGTGTCGTAGCCCTTCTCACGGTAGACGTGCCAGCGGGCGAAGCGACGGGCCTGGGAGAAACTTTCGTCTTCCTCGAAAGTGCGTTTCGATGGGTCGACTGGATAACTCTCTTCTCCGTGTTCTTGTATCACACCGTCTGGCTCGATCGCAAGAGCGTGTTCGACATCATTATTATCAAATACCTGGACTATGGTCACATCCCCATCTTTACCGAGAATCTCTCCCTTCATGTTCAACTTGCTCGCTCTTTGATCGAGCTGAGGAGGCCATCTCTTTCCTCTTCCTCGAACTGCTCTTCCTCGTCGGTCTCGTCCCCGAAGAACCGCTCTTTGGCCCGGTCCCAGAGCCCTTTCGCCCCTGCTCCCGCAGCGCCGACGCTGGCGGCCATGAGTGTTGCCGCCATCGCTGGCGCAGCCAGTTCTGGATTCATCGCCGTGTTCGCTAGCCCGTCCTGCATGGCGGGTTCCATTCCGGCCCGGCCAAGCGCTATCGCCCCTGCACCGAGCCCGGCACCGGCAATGCCAGCGGCCGTTTCACCCAACCCGCCGTGTACTTCGTCCTCAAGCGCTCCCAGACTCGATTTCGTGTCCTGGATCTCTTGCTGGTTCTCGGCAACGGTTTCCCGCAGGTTGGCGACCTCTTCGGTGAGATTGTCGAGTCCTTCGTAAGCCATCGACTCGCCCTTCGCCGCCCGCTGGATGTGCACGTCGGCGCCCATCCGATTGACGACCAGCGGTTCCTCGCCAGAGAGCGCCTGGGCAGCCATCTCGTCGGCCTCGCGCTCTAACTGCGGGTCAGGATCGATCTGCAGACCGCCCTCCTTGGGCATCATGCTGATCGCGGCGCCGCCGGTCTGTTGCTTGACGTGTGCGAGTTCGTGGGCTAGCAGGTACTGTCCCTCGGGCGACTCCGGATTATACTCGCCGGCGTTAAAGGCAATCTTGTTCCCGCACGTGAACGCGCGGGCGTCGATGGCCTCGCAGGCTTTGGTCGCGTCCGCGCCCGTGTGAATGCGCACGTCAGAGAAGTCCGCATCCATCCGGTCTTCGAGCGAGCGCTGAATGGAGCCCTCGAGGGGCATCCCCTCGCCGCCGACGACGTCGAGGACGGGTTCCGGGATGTCTTCGGGATCAGAAGTGGTCCCTTCAGTCGCCCGCTGGATGCGATGTTCTTCCATCTCCTTGGGCTTTCCCAGTATTTCGTGGTCTGGCCGCGGGGTGCATCCAGCGTCACGAGCCACGTGTGGACACACCCCCGTCATCGTCACACCGAGTTCGGTTCCAGGTGAGAGCCAATCTCCGGAAGCGAGTAGCCCTCGATGGCTTCGGTCGTCCCGTGGACCGGTTCGTACATCTCGAGATGTTCGTTGCGGACGGTCTGACGATACCGACCGAGGCCGAGTACCCGCAAGGGTTCTGGCGGTTCCAGTCCCATCTGGAGGTAGCAATCACGTGCCTGACACAGCAGATGGTGGACGACCAGTATCTGGAACTCCTCGGTCGAGAGGTACTGTTCGCCTGG harbors:
- a CDS encoding phage tail sheath family protein; this translates as MPEYQAPGVYVEEQSTGSKSVEGVSTSVAGFLGETVRGPVEPQLVTSYTEFERIYGSSPKGSVLDVAVDGFFKNGGSKCYVARVTAADPNDVATRTLVDEDKTEVLELEANGPGDWGSNVAVIVRDAQHPDQFDMIVRYWSCDRADVMDPDSDRPEPSPDVEEVYEGLTADPQSSHFYEKQLSSSVLVNVEYLDDGRPTNGLVWLSRDNHEVMTDGGVLLPDGGAVEKEVLHIPENLEELGKDELADIAEPIDIDADPDSEEFIDELEEIRDGEQEIDLEIVTDPSEKTDTDDEVSLSDYEGVDKPGMRTGLAAFEAIDEVSLVCAPDENDVTGLTDSLVAHCENMGDRFAILQAPQNPGPTQEMETPVDSSYAAYYYPWVEVLDPVTNREKLAPPGGHIAGIYSRSDIDHGVHKAPANEVIRGIQGLQRTLTKGEQDILNPKGINCLRSFQGRGTRVWGARTCSSDPEWKYINVRRLFLYIEQSLEEGTQWAVFEPNDKDLWARIRQSTENFLKTVWRNGGLQGSTQDEAFFVRCGEDTMTQDDIDNGRLIIEIGIAPVKPAEFVIFRIAQDTGDA
- a CDS encoding eCIS core domain-containing protein, coding for MAFRSARENTDDSASDHSSAALRSDSSDATTGDRAGGRQHSGSVHEQYDTPQYPRQWRKQLMRREKQYGAARVSQWASEGMPVESMGSPAEMDAVREQQADHSAAVPDSIAQDNEVSLYRSKTAQHETGPAGDTGLSGVSETVRDVISSPGTDLDSDVKSNLEENLGRELDHVQVHTGPKAQHACEEVNARAFTVGNHIAFGPGEYDPGSPEGQHLIAHEVVHTLQQPDAPMSMMPKAEVAMEIDPDPQAEREADEVAERVVKGDQVGIDSMWNADVHVQRSVKSKLSGGMSAVKESLTSDDADNEASEFIDLDGGDLSETVGALVENQKQIIGTLQGQGRSAIDKIGEATGKGVVGGTVGLGVAAMGMGPVAAAIAGGAMADVGKTLYGDAYQKGTTAISEVDLDAIADKVKARISGTGHGGETVAGEGGHV
- a CDS encoding type II toxin-antitoxin system VapC family toxin, with amino-acid sequence MTHLFFDTSAIAKRYAVEPGTDTVDHLIESSDSTVLITSLTIVELASALRRKQNRDALSRSDVDRLLTVFFRESLEEFTIVALDETRFEQALDLVLEDDLRTLDSLQLAAALEVNADLECQFVCADDDLISVADTHGLETIDPTADDPLAGISLGNGRDNDC
- a CDS encoding eCIS core domain-containing protein, producing MEEHRIQRATEGTTSDPEDIPEPVLDVVGGEGMPLEGSIQRSLEDRMDADFSDVRIHTGADATKACEAIDARAFTCGNKIAFNAGEYNPESPEGQYLLAHELAHVKQQTGGAAISMMPKEGGLQIDPDPQLEREADEMAAQALSGEEPLVVNRMGADVHIQRAAKGESMAYEGLDNLTEEVANLRETVAENQQEIQDTKSSLGALEDEVHGGLGETAAGIAGAGLGAGAIALGRAGMEPAMQDGLANTAMNPELAAPAMAATLMAASVGAAGAGAKGLWDRAKERFFGDETDEEEQFEEEERDGLLSSIKERAS